In the Brettanomyces nanus chromosome 1, complete sequence genome, ATGAGAGTTGGTATTATGAGGTGTAGGGATGTTTTTGGATATTTGATATGACCTTCGACATAGTCTGTCTATTTGACCATTACTCTTGTTGCTATGCCTAAGAGTAATATCGCAAGGGAATCTGAGGTCCCAGCAGGGATCTCTCTGGTTGCTGGTGGGTTTTCTGGGGTGGTAGCACGATTTTTTGTGGCGCCTATGGACGTGATCAAAATTCGACTGCAATTACAGACTGATACCACAAAATACCGTGGAATCACGAAAACTGTCAGTTCAATTTGTCGACATGAAGGATTAACAGCTTTCTGGAAGGGGAATATTCCTGCTGAGATCATGTACTTAGTGTATGGGTCTTCCCAGTTCGCCTTCTATTCGCTACTTAATGCATATTCTACACGACTCCAAGAGAGTTACCATCTGAATATTCCTGGTCCCGTCCAATCGCTTTTTGTTGGATCTGTCGCAGGATGTGCCGCTACATGTGCTTCTTATCCTTTTGATCTTCTCCGAACACGGCTTATAAACAACGAGAAGCGCAAATTCGCCTCGTTATACGAAGAGATTAGGCATATAGTGACTACTGGAGGTCTCCGAGGCTTCTTTGGTGGAGGAGCATTATCAGTGGCATCGGTAGCCTTGACTACAGGATTAGCCTTTTCGGGCTACACTTTTCTTAGAGATCAGAATAGTGAGGAATCCAATGGTCTTAGTAGTGGGTTCATTGCAGGCGCTGTCTCCAAAATTTTGGTCTATCCATTGGATCTTCTTAAGCGTAGAAGACAAATTTCCACGTCAACTTCGGCGTGGAAGATGGCCAAGATCATTTTGGCAAGTGAGGGACCTGTGGGATTATACCATGGTCTGGTTCCTTCGGTATTGAAATCCGCACCAACTACAATGCTCAGTTTGTACTGCTACGAGTGGGCTACCAACCGTCTTATGACCACAGTGAACACCATGAATGCATAGCGTATATATTTATAGACTTAGAATGTATATCCCTTCATGAATCCGTCATCTCCGAACATTGTATCCCATTGCTCAAATTCCACGCCAAGCTCTCCCTTAAATCTCTTGGTCATCTCGCTGTCAAACAATCTTTGGTAACTCCAATCTAGAAAGTCTTCCATGTTATAATTATACTTGTTGAATGGTTGAGAAAGGATCTTGGCTAGAGATGCTACCTGCGGATGATAGTGGTTCATCATTGTCTGTAACTCCCATAATGAGGACTCCAAAGCATCTGTATTGGAAGGAtcagtctcttcttctttgaatgGATCCACAAAATCCTTTCCTACATCACTAGTATTATGAATCAGCAACATACAGGTGGGAtgtctcttcaaaagattGTAAACAAATGGAATCACGGCTACTATAGCTGTAGCAGGAGCTGTAAGAGATAATCTTGACAATTGTTTAATGAACGAGGCCACAATGGCAGCAGAAAGATGTGTGGAGCTCATAAACAAGTCTAAAAGACGAAAGAATCTGTTTCTGTAattcaaatgaagaagctctGGAGTTAGAATACCATACAACTTGGTGTAGAAGTCCGGATATTCCAAATTataattcttcatcaactccCAGAGACCATTTAGAGCCAAAATCGAAAGAGAGATATCCTTTTCCTCAAATCCAAGGTCATAAGCATCTGTTAAGAAGTCCATAAGTCTAGATGGATCCTCAAAAAATGGTATAATTCTCTTATGAATTATCAGAAGGATCGATTTGTACTCAGCTGGAGACAAACTAAGGCTGGTCATCATCTGTGTCCAGGATTTCTCAAAGTTCGACctgaatttgaagatgctTTCCACTTTCGAAGGAGGATTTGCAACAAACCTCTCCGATATATACTTCTCTATATCCTTTTCAGGATACATAGGAGCCAATTTTACCAATGTTATGACATTTGCGAAAAAGAGCATCTCCTTCGATTCTAATTCTTTCACAATATCACTAAGTGcgtcaaagaagaagtatttgaTATCCCAATAATTCGAGAAATATTGGTCATAGAATTCCAAAATCAAAGGATTATCAATAGTATATCCTTGTTCCCGAATTTGAGTTTGATTTCCAGTCAAAAGCAATGCTTTCAATATCGATTTATAGCTGCCTGTAGCAAAGTATGGTTGTTCTTTGGAAGGTGCCATAGTATCACTTTCCACTTGCAAAAGTGTCATCAAAGAGCTGAGTCCGTCGATCTGAAGCTCCACCACACCGTCACTGACTCCTTCAAGTGCCCAAATCTGATATATCGACTCCAAGTAATTTTGGTACTTTGTTCTAAGCCACTTGGAAACTTTAACCTGCTGTTCGTTGTCATGTCTCGATATTCTAAGCTGGTCTGCCGTCAATAAAGACTGGAAAATCTGTGTAAGGGCCACAATAAATGTTTTAATaacatcgtcatcgtcatctttCTTCGAATGTGTGTCCAATTTCTCGATCTCCTTGGTAAATCCATCAAGTAACCTCACTATATTATTGTAGTATTTAGGTGATGTGCTGATCTCTTTATGCCATCtcttgatatcatcaacGGTGATCACATTTTTGggtctcttcaaagacttatcttcttcaatcgattttctctttgcaCTCATGTCGACAAGGAAGCTCAGTTCTAGATGATCAGCTAAAAAAAGTCACTTATCTCCACCATCAAAACCCTTTTTACCCATAAATTTTTAGTCCTgattatttttttttcagaaTTTTTCGTTGCATCGCCTTGAAAAACATTTCAGattaaatttttcagctgAAAAGTTTTCCTTATTTCGTATATAAGGAAGACAAGTCGCGCTGATTTGAGAGAGTCAGTTCTTTTGGAagttctcctttctttgTAATCCTTCCAGTTTTACAACACTATGATGAAAACTAGGCGCTGCTTTTTAGCTCATTAGCGTTCCTCTCCTTTTAGGGGAAGTGGGGCTCTCTCTGAGAGTCTCCGGGATGGTATGAATGAAAGCGTTTGGCGCAACTATATCTTGTTACATATCAGGACGCTAGTTAGTACATTCTGATCCAATTACAATTGGAAGTTTTACCGTGTAATTAAGGTGTTTTCTTTAGTGAATGAAGATGCTTTATTCCtattttgttttgttttgtttcGCAGCTCTTAAGGTGGAGGCCTTGCTATTGTTTCTATGTAAGGTCTCCGTATAACGCTGCTACATCAACACTGTCATTTTTTTGCTAAatttttcctctttatttttcatctattCAGCTGATCATATTAGAGACTATGTAAAGACTCTTGTCACCTTCACTATATTTGGTCTACTTGTAAGCTTACAATATCAttcattgtcatcatcatcatcatcatcatcatctccagCAATGATAGGTGGCAGCTCAAAATCTGAATTGTCTTCATCGTCGTTGTCTAACTTTGAATCTGCTTCAGCGGGTTCGGTAAACTTGGTAATTGTGACGGAAGTTTCAACGTAAGTTTCCTCAACTTGGTGGACACCTTCAGGTAAAGCCATTGGAACTTCTTTAGCCTTGtcggcttcttcttgaactcTCCTAAACTTCTCCGTTCGAATTCTTTTGACAGCCTTCTCGACATTTGAGGGTTCATCCGAGTTTAGCTTTCTCTTGTTTGCTGTGTCTCCAGATATATCCATCGCATCTACCtttactttttcttctttttcttcttcttcttcttcactctcgtcactttcttcttcgctttcttcctttagTTTCTGTTTCATATCCAGCACTGTTGAAACTACTGGCAATCTTGGATTGTTCAATAAACTCATTATGGTATTCTCCCCACCAAGTAAACTGCTAATTATGGGTAGGATAGAAATTCCAACACCCTGATGTGCTGGATATAGCACATCTGCCTCTAGGAGCTTTATTATTGACTTGTTTAATGGTGTTCTTTTTCCATGATGTAACGATTTCACGTGTGTAACAGCATCTAGTACACTAAATCTAAGAATTTTAAGCGTACTGGATGATGGAAGTTCACACCTGCTCAATGCAGCAGTGAAGAACTTTCTCACCTTGACGAGAGTATTCCGGCTAGCATTAATAGTAAATAAATCCTGATGTGCAATGAGATCCGAAAAGGATGCCATATTACcggatttcttctttcctttgcCGTTCTTTCCGTTACTAGGGGTTGATTTAGTgacttcatcaatattTGGAACTTGCGGTTCCACGATAAGTAACGCAGAGTCGATCATACGAGTAAGAAGACTTGAATCACTGAATGTATGCATCATGGATAACAGTACTGTAGCGGCAGTGAGAACACTAACCTCCAATTCACTATTTTCCACAACCTCTTCAACGTCAAGGATTGCCTTACCCTTGTGAGTCTTAACAGGTATGCATGAGTCCAAAGTAGAAAAGATCGTGTAGTAATGaggaatcaaatcaaacaaAAAACGCTTCTGAAGAGTGCAAAGAAATGCAATACCGATTTGATTTagatctttcaaagataaACGGATCATGCTTCTGGTGGAATTGTCCCTAATATCTCTTTTAATAGATGAGAACCTCAAATTCATTCCTGCAAGTAACTCTGCCAAGCATATAAATTGTCCAAGCGGAATTCTAACAGCAGAAGATGTAGTAACGTCAAGATAAGCTGTGATATATCGAGTTAGTAGCTCAATTCTCTTAGAAATCTTAGATACCTCCAAGGAACTTTCAGAGATATCGATGGAAAGAGGCTCAAAGACAAGATTTAGTTGAGAAATATCCTCCGGAAGTCTAGGAAGAGATTTGTATCTAGATTCAaaatcctcatcttcagaagTATCCAAAATCTCCTCGTAAATAGACAAAACTGACTTCGTTTCAATTAGAAGATCGTCTATACGACTTCTCCAAAGGCTGCCCTGATCTTCCCTAGATAAAGTAAATGATATCGTGGCCAAACAGTGTAACGCTAAAGTGATTAAAGGAGTGCTCATTTTGTTCAAATTGTCACCATTATTGAGAAGTGTCTTCAAAGCGGACTCAAATTTCATTCCAAATGGTCTGAAAGTggttgatttctttgtcaGAAGCTTCCTTAAAACTAGTAAAGCACTTTGTGGAATCAATGTAATGTTGCTGATTAATCCGTTAATGATGGACGGCAGCTTAGGAGTCAATATTTCCCGTGTAAGAGCCGGTTTGGATTGAATACGATCAATAATAAAGTCCAACGCTTCACAGCAACTGTTTAAAGTAAGCAACTGTTGTTGCGAAGAACACGTAAAATCATCTATATAACAATGACTCTCAAGGATTTTCACTAAAGATCCAACTAGATTCACAGTTTGATTGGACATCATTACTTTAAGATGAAGGTTAATCACAACAAAAAGTTTACAACCTATCCATCTATAAGAAGTCTTCTTCGATAAAAGATAGTTGTTGACTCTCGAGCATAAATGATTAATGTCTGTTTTTGAGGCCCCATCTATAGTTGAAGGCTTGGCGAGGGATTGAAGGATGACTGCAAAATCGGCCCCAAAGATTTGATCTCCTTCCAATAGAGGCAAAATACACTCCAAAGGAACGATATGGAGTCCTTTAGACATCTTGAGGAGTGTTTAGAAGAGAGGTTGATCGACTTTTCACTTCTCTATACCAGATGAAAATAATGGTATTTGAACagaacaaagagaaaaattgTAAATTCGAGTAGtgaaaagtgaaaagtgaaaaattaaaaacgaaaattggaaaatgaaaaatgaaaaatgaaaaattaaagaaaaacagaagatgatttcaTTAGAGACCTGCTTTGTTCATCAGCTCCTTAATAAGAATACCATGTCATTTCAAACTGAAATCGGATTGCTTGATCAAGTAGATGGTTCATCTACCTTTGAATTTGCCACAACTAAGGTGATTACGTCGGTGGCCGGACCGTTGGAGATTACACGAATGAAAAACGAAAAGCCTACAGAGgcatttcttgatatcAGTATAAAGCCAGCAACGGATGTCTCGTCCACAAGAGAGTCATTTTTAGTAACGAAATTGGCCAAAGTTCTTCAGAAGACCATTGATATGGATAAATATGCTCGTCGAGAGATTCAGATTATGGTTCAATTACTGAGCCCAGGTGAAAGTGAGGAATATACAGTTAAGGAACTTACAGCTATAGTGAATTCGgtttatctttctttgctaaACGGCGGAATTTCGCTTAGGACATCTTTTTGGGCTACTTGCTGTGTGATAGACGGCAATGGTGAAATATTAATGAGACCTACAAATAAGCAACTCAGACAATCCGTGTCGCACCACATAGCTGTTTTCAGCATCAAGGATGGAAAAAGCGATGCTCTTATATTTAGCGATTCCAAAGGGTCTTTCAGCGAAAATGAGcttttgaaggttcttGATAGATGCTGTGATGATATAGATAGCTTCAACAGTAAAGTGAAAAAGGTGGTATTAGATAGAGTGAAAAGGGACTATATATGGAGCTAAATATTTTAAAGTAGATTTATTATCTTACGTAGTAGCGGTTAGGTCATTCATTACAACTTTAGCTTCTCTAAGTTGGCGATTGTGGCTTCATAACTCTCGATATCGGCCTTGGCAGTCGCAGCAGtgtttctgttcttctctttggcTTCATCAGAGGCCTTAACCTGGTAATCTTCTGCGTTCATCACTTTAGTCAAGTTCTTCAGAGCACCTTCAGTCTTTGACAACTTCTTGTGTACTTTTCCAATCTCCACATCAATATCAATGGCACCTTTGACCATCAAATGAACGTTACAGTCAGGAGAGGCCGCATCTAGAACACATCCCTTAGGAACATCAGCGGCGGAAGACACAACTGTGACTTCGGAAACAGCCTTGATCAAAGAGCCAATAGCCTCTCTCTGCTCCTCGGCAATAGAGTTGTAGTCAGCCTTCTCGGTTTCAATGTAGATCTTGGCATTCTTTGTAATATTATACTGGGAAAGCAAAGACCTGGCAGATTTGATAATGTCCAGAATCAAGTCATAGGCAGCAACTCCTTTGGCGTTGTCAAACTCAGCCCGGTATTGTGGGTATCTTGCCTTAACGATTGTGACAGCAGTCTCAGTGGAACGCTTAGGCAACCTCTGCCACATCTCCTCGGTGATGAATGGCATAAATGGATGTATCATCCTCAAAGCACTATCGATACACGTGTATAAAGTGTCTCTGGCagatttcttctgttcctCGGTACCTTCCAATATGAGGTACTTGGAGTTCTCAATGTAAATGTCACACAATTCGTACAACCAAAAGTTGTAAATGGATTGAGTAGCCTCATAGAACTCTCTATTCTCTAAATGAACATTAAGCTTTTCTGCACACTTGTTCATCTTGTGGAGAATCCACTGTTCCACAAGACTCTCCTTACCAGACAATGACGCAGTGGCCGGAGGCTGATAATCGTCACCCAATCTCATCATAACAAACTTAGTAGCTTGAAAAATCTTATTACAGAACTTTCTGTAACCGGCAACACGCAAGATATCCAAATTTATATCCCTACCACCAGTAGTATAAGCACAAAGAGCAAATCTAAGAGCATCAGTACCACATTGAGGAATACCATCTGGATAAGAGATTGTCTGGCCCTCTTTAGCcttctcaatctcttttgagTCCAAATTACCCTTGTACAACTGCTGATGCAAGTCCTCTAACGAAATACCATGAATGACATCATAAGGATCAATGACGTTACCCAAAGACTTCGACATCTTTCTTCCCTGAGAGTCTCTAACCAAAGAATGGCAGAACACTTCCTTGAACGGAACATCTCCAGTCAACTTCAAGCCCATCAAGATCATTCTAGTAACCCAAAAGAATAAGATATCCCAACCAGTCTCAAGCATTGACATTGGATGAAAGATTTCAAGGTCCTTGGTCTTCTCAGGCCATCCAAGAGTGGACAAAGGCCATAAACCAGCGGAGAACCAAGTATCTAAAACATCCTCGTCTTGTTCTAAAACAAAATCTATGCCAGCAAACTTGGCATCAGCTCTCTCTTgagcctcttccaaatcatgTCCAGCAACCCAGTATTTACCATCATTTCTATCATTATCCTCACCTTTAATGTGCACAAAGTAGGCAGGACAACGATGTCCCCACCAAAGTTGACGTGATATACACCAATCCTGGATGGTCTCCAACCAATGGTAATATTCATGCTCGGAAGAAAGAGGCTGAATCgatattcttttctccttGACAGCCCGAATAGCCTCTTTAGCCATATCTTTCTGAGAAACCCACCATTGAGGCTTCAAATAAGGTTCAACAACATCACCGGATCTTGAACAGAATGGGAGAGTCATCTCATGGCCTTCTTGACGAATAAGTAatcccttcttctttaattCCTCAATGACAATCTTCCTGGCATCGAATCTCTTAACACCGGCGTATTTTCCACAGTTCTCATTAAGCAAGCCACCATCGGTaaggatattgatgaaCTCTAAGTGGTTACGCTTTCCAGTATTGTAATCGTTGTAGTCGTGACCCGGTGTGATCTTAACGGCACCAGTACCAAACTCCATATCAACAGCCTCGGAATCTGTAACGATAGGAATCTGCCTGTCCGAAAACGGACACTGCACAAACTTGCCCTGTAAATGTTTGTACCTTGGATCATCTGGGTGAACAGCAACACCAGTATCACCAAAGATAGTTTCCGGACGAGTGGTTGCCACAATCAAACGCTCGTCAGAGCCAACGACAGGATATGCAAAGTAGGTAAGAACACCAAACTCCACCTTCTCATCGTAATCAGGAACGGAAACCATGGTGTGTCCACTAACAGTCTTGTTGTCGACCTCCAAGTTGGAAATAGCAGTCTGCAATTTGACAGACCAATTGATCAATCGAAGATCTCTATAGATAATACCTTCGTCGAACAATCTGACGAAGGCCTCTGTAACAGCCTTAGATCTAGGATCGTCTAGAGTAAATGCCTCACGATTCCAGTCATATGAGGCACCCATTGCCTGGAATTGCGACTTGATCTTGGCATgaaacttctctttccattgCCACACCTTCTCGACGAACACTTCACGTCCGAAATCGTGTCTGGTCTTCCTTTCGTGTGCCCAaatgttcttttcaacaacaGATTGCGTGGCAATACCGGCATGGTCAAATCCGGGTATGTAAAGAACAGTCTTTCCAAGCATTCTGTTCCAACGAATTAAAGTATCTTGAATAGACACAGTCAAAGCATGACCAATATGTAATGCTCCAGTGACATTAGGAGGTGGTGCAGGAATAACAAATAATCCCTCTGGTTTAACCTTACCATCCTTGGTAAACTCGGGTTCAAAGAATCCCTGTTCAACCCACCAATCATACCAAGACGACTCGACAGCCTGAGGATCATAGGACGAAAATGAGGGGTCCTGGAGACTAActtggatcttcttttcaccagAAATCGTCTTATCGACGAACTTTGGATGTTCAACCTTCTTgtcttgtttcttcttcttggcagcATTGTTCTTTGCCTGATTCATGGAGAATTGATCTCCCTTGGCCTTTTTAGCCAAAAATTTGGCTAATTTGGCAGCctttttggcttctttggccttCTTTTTAGCCTCTTTAGCGGCTTTTTCTTCAGGGCTAAGTCCACTATCATTGATTGTAGCTGCATTGCTAGCGGCCACAGTACCTGCATTCACTGCAGATTGTGTCTCACCGGCTGCAGATTCACTGCTTGCCGAACTCACCTTATTGCTCATTCTATTCAACGAACTAGTAAAAAATCTTCGACTATAAACAAACTGTAAGTTTCTGTGTCTTGTGAATAATACAGGGGTCCGTTTAAAAAGCCTGACTATCATATATCTCTCTGATTGAGACTATCCTTCGATAGGGAGACAAATATGACTATGCTCTCTCGCTCGACAAAGtcgaaaaaaattttctctctAAAATAATTATTTGGGCTGATATGTCTGgttggtgtacggatgaTAGTATACtgaggataagaagatctACCTACCATTCTCTGCTATACCTTGGACATAAATTAGACCTCAGGTCTTTGTATTTGAGATCAATGAGTTTAGCTAATCTACTTACAGATAGCGAGGATGAGCATGGTGATGTGGAAATGGTAGATAACGAAAAAGCGACGTCGGTGGATGCATCTCATGACGTTAGTTATCTCATTACGGAAGGCTCTCTCACGCATATAGAGTCTATAAAACCATATTGTCATGTCCTCCCCAAATTAAGAAGTTTTTTATCAAAACTTCGGcaggatgatgatgacggGTTTCTTACAGATGCCAGTAGTTTATTGGAGcaaatcaaagaagaaatagcaGCATTATATACGTTGATCAAGATCAACTATAAGCCTGTGTGGCCAGATTTGGATGGATTGATAAAGAATCCAGTGAGCTTTTCACGAGTCATAATAACTTTTGGAGATGATGTTAGTCAGATATTGGGGGATTCAGACAAATTGACAGAATTTCTagagaaagatgagatCCTAGGACTTACtatgtcttcttctgtgatgaagaaagcCAATCTGGTTGTATTAGACAAGCATCATATCGATCTTGTGATAGAAGCATGCGAGTTATTGGTTGAGTTAGACTCTGATAGATGCAAAATCCAGCAGGACATCTCTATAAAGGCTCATAAAATAGCTCCTAACGTTACTGCTATAGTGGGGTCTACTGTATGTTCACAGTTATTGGCACAGCAtggacttgaagaactaTGCAAGACACCTGCGTGTAATTTGGCATCTTTGGGAGTGAataactcttcttctgtacACGATAAGTCTGGGATGGTGCGAAATAGAGGTTACTTATATGGAAGTGAACTTGTTCAATCTGTTCCAGAACACCTTAAAAGGAGTGCCATGCGTCAGGTGGCGGCCAAAGTGGCATTAGCTTCCCGAGTCGACTTTTCGGGCAGTGACAATGATGAATTTGGGAGGAAATGGCATGACGAAATCGCTTCgaagttggagaagttgaaagcCCCACCAGAGAGTATGCGTGTCAAACCATTAGCCAAACCTGTCGATCGCAAATCAACTAAAAGAGGAGGACGTAGGTTCCgaaaacagaaacagaagatgaaaatgtCTGAAATCGAAAAGGCTCGCAATAGAATGACATTTgcacagaaagaagaagttgccATGGATGAGTTTGGTGAAGAGATAGGACTTGGAATGGTCGGAAAATTCTCCCATGGCGGTTCTTATAGGGCTCTTGCTGCTTCAGACGATCACAATCCTCGATTAACTaaggatatgaagaaaagattggaGAATTTCAAACATACTGACTCTAATCGTTCTATGTTGACGAGATTATTAGAGAACAGTGAATCTACAGGTAGTGCAAAACGGAAATTAAGTGACGATGAGGCTTCaataaagagaataagACGTAGCTAGAGATAGAGATAAGCGTTATGCTTATGTCATGTGAATTAATGGTGTGTACAAACTAGCTCTATTTCCGCTTTCCCCTGAACTCCTGACACCTGATTGCTTTCCTCTATGGATATAGGTGGTAGAGAAAACGGATTTCCTATTTGGGGTATTTGTAAATATAATATATTTTCCTGATCGGGAAAAAACCGAGTTGACATTAGCGCTCTATTTTTGTGCCAGGTCTTTGCCAAAATAGACATCCCCTTAATATCacttttttcctccttcttcatcaactcaCTGCTATAATATCTGCTATCATGACTTTAATGGGAGGTATCTTTAATAGATCACCGAAAAACGAATCTAACtatattgaagaactttccAAAGACGTGGAAAGTCTTAGATTTGGTCCCGCTCCATCGACCCCTAACAAAATAAGCCAAGCTACCAACAATTCTTTTATGTCAATTTGCAGCAACTCTCCGGGATCCTCCCCCAAGCGCAATAAGGTCATTTTCAACAAGGAGAACACTGCTCCTTCTACTCCAAGCAGACATAGTATGATTCCCCAGCTTTATACTACTCCTAAGACCGTCACTCATCAACAATTCCGTTCTCCTGGAAGAATTGGCAGAGAGTTCTATAAAAAGGCCAACAGTCCGAAAACTAAGCGTTTAGTTACCGTTTGCCAGATGTATTTCTTGGATTATTACTGTGATCTGTTTGATTACGTGATCAGCAGAAGAGATCGGATTAAGCAGGTTGAAGAGATTCTGGATGGACTTCCATTTCAAGAAAGATCATTACAATGGAACAACTATGTTGGAAGAGAGAGAGCTTTCCTGCGAAAAAAGAGGACTAAGCCAAGAAATAAGGACTTCCATATAGTCACTCAGGTTGGTCAAGGTGGATACGGACAGGTTTTCcttgccaagaagaaagatacCAAGGAGATATGTGCTTTGAAAGTGTTGAATAAAAAGCTACTGACCAG is a window encoding:
- the VAS1 gene encoding valine--tRNA ligase (BUSCO:EOG09340AGD) is translated as MSNKVSSASSESAAGETQSAVNAGTVAASNAATINDSGLSPEEKAAKEAKKKAKEAKKAAKLAKFLAKKAKGDQFSMNQAKNNAAKKKKQDKKVEHPKFVDKTISGEKKIQVSLQDPSFSSYDPQAVESSWYDWWVEQGFFEPEFTKDGKVKPEGLFVIPAPPPNVTGALHIGHALTVSIQDTLIRWNRMLGKTVLYIPGFDHAGIATQSVVEKNIWAHERKTRHDFGREVFVEKVWQWKEKFHAKIKSQFQAMGASYDWNREAFTLDDPRSKAVTEAFVRLFDEGIIYRDLRLINWSVKLQTAISNLEVDNKTVSGHTMVSVPDYDEKVEFGVLTYFAYPVVGSDERLIVATTRPETIFGDTGVAVHPDDPRYKHLQGKFVQCPFSDRQIPIVTDSEAVDMEFGTGAVKITPGHDYNDYNTGKRNHLEFINILTDGGLLNENCGKYAGVKRFDARKIVIEELKKKGLLIRQEGHEMTLPFCSRSGDVVEPYLKPQWWVSQKDMAKEAIRAVKEKRISIQPLSSEHEYYHWLETIQDWCISRQLWWGHRCPAYFVHIKGEDNDRNDGKYWVAGHDLEEAQERADAKFAGIDFVLEQDEDVLDTWFSAGLWPLSTLGWPEKTKDLEIFHPMSMLETGWDILFFWVTRMILMGLKLTGDVPFKEVFCHSLVRDSQGRKMSKSLGNVIDPYDVIHGISLEDLHQQLYKGNLDSKEIEKAKEGQTISYPDGIPQCGTDALRFALCAYTTGGRDINLDILRVAGYRKFCNKIFQATKFVMMRLGDDYQPPATASLSGKESLVEQWILHKMNKCAEKLNVHLENREFYEATQSIYNFWLYELCDIYIENSKYLILEGTEEQKKSARDTLYTCIDSALRMIHPFMPFITEEMWQRLPKRSTETAVTIVKARYPQYRAEFDNAKGVAAYDLILDIIKSARSLLSQYNITKNAKIYIETEKADYNSIAEEQREAIGSLIKAVSEVTVVSSAADVPKGCVLDAASPDCNVHLMVKGAIDIDVEIGKVHKKLSKTEGALKNLTKVMNAEDYQVKASDEAKEKNRNTAATAKADIESYEATIANLEKLKL
- a CDS encoding uncharacterized protein (BUSCO:EOG093446JD); the encoded protein is MSFQTEIGLLDQVDGSSTFEFATTKVITSVAGPLEITRMKNEKPTEAFLDISIKPATDVSSTRESFLVTKLAKVLQKTIDMDKYARREIQIMVQLLSPGESEEYTVKELTAIVNSVYLSLLNGGISLRTSFWATCCVIDGNGEILMRPTNKQLRQSVSHHIAVFSIKDGKSDALIFSDSKGSFSENELLKVLDRCCDDIDSFNSKVKKVVLDRVKRDYIWS
- a CDS encoding uncharacterized protein (BUSCO:EOG09343MOG), whose translation is MSLANLLTDSEDEHGDVEMVDNEKATSVDASHDVSYLITEGSLTHIESIKPYCHVLPKLRSFLSKLRQDDDDGFLTDASSLLEQIKEEIAALYTLIKINYKPVWPDLDGLIKNPVSFSRVIITFGDDVSQILGDSDKLTEFLEKDEILGLTMSSSVMKKANLVVLDKHHIDLVIEACELLVELDSDRCKIQQDISIKAHKIAPNVTAIVGSTVCSQLLAQHGLEELCKTPACNLASLGVNNSSSVHDKSGMVRNRGYLYGSELVQSVPEHLKRSAMRQVAAKVALASRVDFSGSDNDEFGRKWHDEIASKLEKLKAPPESMRVKPLAKPVDRKSTKRGGRRFRKQKQKMKMSEIEKARNRMTFAQKEEVAMDEFGEEIGLGMVGKFSHGGSYRALAASDDHNPRLTKDMKKRLENFKHTDSNRSMLTRLLENSESTGSAKRKLSDDEASIKRIRRS